In Cherax quadricarinatus isolate ZL_2023a chromosome 73, ASM3850222v1, whole genome shotgun sequence, the genomic stretch gataaaaaaaatggagttctaaagaaatagctatgagtttggtcgactggaacaatggaattagccgaaaatagggctgaaagtgggcaaaatcgccgattcgtaaatatcaccgaggtcgctaactttgcgaaagTGTAATTCcaccagttttccatcaaatctcgttcttttggtgtcactaccatcgcaaaaagattctctatcatttcaaaagaattttttttttttttttaaatttttcgacaccaggagacacctcaggatttggggtttcgacAGTCAAGGGGCTAAATGTCACCTACATACTTAACAAAGAAGCCTACTATGCAAGTGAAACATTTCAGCACTGAAGATATtcaagtgttgcaagtgtgtttcATTCTCTAGCTTGTGGATATTGTATATCACTAGTATAAtactactgtactgtatatataaaatcagGTAAGCTTACCACTGCCACAAGTCCAACAAGAAGTGATTGTGTCTATAATATCATGCCAGAGAGGATCTTCTATTGTAAGACAATAATTATTCTGGTTCATTTGTGTAATAAGAGTTGCTGAAATATCATGCCAAGGCTCTTGCTTTTCTCTGCCATAAAAGAGCCGTTCCCAGCCAACCAATGATAAAAATCTTGCAACAGGTGGAAAGGATTGCTGTATCTCTAATATCAACAATGGTCCATCCTGTAAAAATAATTTTACTCAATGATAGTTATGGAAACAATGTATACTAATGTAGTATGTACACACAATAATCACTTGGCAcattttcttttttaattttccTTTCAGGTGCTTTACTATGCaaccttaacccgtaaacggtccaagcagatttacattcacatgtgtagtgctccaaaagtagatctacgttttttttacatattttcaaatataacaaaaaaaaaaagtagatcaaagttttttacacattttcaaatgtaaaaaaaaaaaaagatgatctactttttttacatactatcaaatgttgaaaaaacgtatatatacgtttggaccgtttacgggttaaagacaAAACATAAAGAAAATAGTCAGACCTCCAAAATCAAGGCATGGCTGTTCAAGTGTCgctaccgaacgaatttattcccatcagattattattattataatcaaaaagaagcgctaagccacaaggactatacagcgctgctattcCCATCAgatataatgtaaattagattagtccatttcagaccctcaaaaattcacttataaaagcacttacaaaaatacacttacataattggttgagttgggagcagtttgatttttgaggttccactgtactatgctTACTGAATTTTCCAAGCCCAAACTTAATACTGTATTTTAAAGATATATAAAATAATTACCGAATTAATGAAGACATCTTGAAGCCACTTAGTAGGTATTCTCTTGTCTTGAAGGCTGCTATCCATGGAGTTCATGTTGCCAGCACTCACTGCACTGATACCAAGTAAGGCACCAGAAGAAACTGAATAAACTGTCTGCATTTCTCCTTCCTGTAGTGTGTAGCCCAGCACTTTAGCAGTACCCAGTAAAGGACAAATACGCACCAGTCCATGAATATATATGGTGGATCCAGGGGTAATAGCTGCCACAAGGGTATCTCTACTAGTGGCTGTTACAGATGCAACCTCTCCTATTAACAAGTGTTTATTACTTTTTGTCTTTATTATTCCTTGTGGATGATCAGCTCTGTCACATATGGTCTTATGTTTTGTACCTATATTTTTTGTTTCTACCTGTGCACTCTGTGTTTGATCTTCCCCATCAGAATCTTGCCACATGTTCAGAGCTTGGTAGAAACAACCAACTTCTGATTGTCCCAAATTCTGGTTTTCACTTTCCCCAACCTTATAAAATGGTCTTTCTTCCCCATTATCAAGAACATCAAATGACATGTCAGCCTGACATGAGTAATCCAATTCATTTTTCTTCAGGCCAGATAATTTATCTGTCTGTTGATTAAGTTGTTCAGAGTCTTTCTTGGCTTTATTTATCTTTGATTCCTTAACAATACTACtaacttttcttttttttgtttttttgagtTTGGCAGAACAAACCAAAACTATACTGCcattctttttcttctttactTGGGAACTGAAGACATTGGACACCTTCTCTTTTGTGGTTTTCTTCTTGTGTGTAGGAGCAGACACCTCTGAAGCCATAAGTTTAGGAGAGTCAACATGTTCATTTATATTTGTACCTATATTCTGGACATCCTCTGCTAATGTACTTATTTTAATTTTCTTAACCAAGGTTCTCTCCGAACTGGGATTATCTTCTGTACCCATAGGTTGCTGGGGTTCAGCAACTGAAACACTGCCCTTCCGTTTCCTGAgggaaagaaatatatatttgacaaagaataaaatatatcAACAGTATTTACTTATATAGCCCCAATGAATTTAATCTACAATAAAAAATACTGTACCCTATTATGTGCCTCTagaatcttttgactactgcccacaagaTGGATAGGTTTTTGTGACTGTTTTTTATTATTTCCTCGTTATTTGTGAAGATCAAATCCAGTGTgcagtattttcatttctagctGAAGTGGTTATCTGTTGGCTCAATGcaaacttttcacaaagcctcattagaaAACCATATCTACATATTCCCACAAACAGATGAAACATTAAGGAATTAATTCATCCACTAACCCTTTATTTTAGCTGTGGTGATGTATATTCTTTTCTGCAATGCAATGCTTCATATATTTATCACCATTCATTCATCTTATATTTCAACATCTGAATCAACTTCTAACTTtgattaataacttcacaacagcagtaacaaacattaactggcacactgagctagaaatctatacagatattgacgaatgttttaataattttctaaaaaagacccaatacctctataacaaacactgccctaaaaaaactaaacagatgacagctaagagactgaacagtccctggctaacacccagcattctc encodes the following:
- the LOC128701116 gene encoding polynucleotide 5'-hydroxyl-kinase NOL9 isoform X2, whose protein sequence is MGTEDNPSSERTLVKKIKISTLAEDVQNIGTNINEHVDSPKLMASEVSAPTHKKKTTKEKVSNVFSSQVKKKKNGSIVLVCSAKLKKTKKRKVSSIVKESKINKAKKDSEQLNQQTDKLSGLKKNELDYSCQADMSFDVLDNGEERPFYKVGESENQNLGQSEVGCFYQALNMWQDSDGEDQTQSAQVETKNIGTKHKTICDRADHPQGIIKTKSNKHLLIGEVASVTATSRDTLVAAITPGSTIYIHGLVRICPLLGTAKVLGYTLQEGEMQTVYSVSSGALLGISAVSAGNMNSMDSSLQDKRIPTKWLQDVFINSDGPLLILEIQQSFPPVARFLSLVGWERLFYGREKQEPWHDISATLITQMNQNNYCLTIEDPLWHDIIDTITSCWTCGSVPRVVLCGGQGVGKSTFFKYIINSLLTNKPDSGIMCLDLDPGQSEFSLPTCLSLIRLTKPLLGPAYVHHTKSFAPYVKQVLVGATSPQFMLQRYIAAIQYLHQLSQEQPSLPLVVNTMGWTQGTGLSIMLDVLRILKPTHVIQIQSSRSRSRINFPMELHSKEVISARGGIVTQANQSELYYSLFVLPSVAKEHSTPHSFKPKVLRDLAIMAHVGQFIGKLPGSMTETNNNTSNIVKLSWTNVVLHVCNRQIPRHCILKAMNAQLVSLCHVSPDNIETVSLDHPKQLIEDSWFGEVVGWGIISSIDPLTRELTILTSLQPQQITAQVNAVIMPEMHLPDPIYKLFSPGEAPYLQHISREGAGRLKVNRQIKPRKQIQFKKNWR